A single Amphiprion ocellaris isolate individual 3 ecotype Okinawa chromosome 15, ASM2253959v1, whole genome shotgun sequence DNA region contains:
- the grinaa gene encoding glutamate receptor, ionotropic, N-methyl D-aspartate-associated protein 1a (glutamate binding), translating to MSQDKSGYPVMGETNPLHNNVYGPPQPGFGMPPPNYSQAPGGPYPPAAGYGQPGFPQAGPGFAPGPYPQMPYPQMPYPQGPYPQGPYQQGPGQPGFPEDPMGAPAGSHGYHGDGPPSYYDNEEFTNSGFEDKTIRQAFIRKVFMVLTVQLLVTFSFVAVFTFVDDAKYFVRRNPWTYYVSYAVFFVALIVLSCCGDFRRKHPWNLVALSILTLSLSYMVGMIASFYDTETVIMAVGITAVVCFTVVLFSLQSKYDFTSCRGVLFVCLIVLLLFSILCIFIRHRILHIVYASLGALLFTCFLAVDTQLLLGNKKLALSPEEYIFAALNLYTDIINIFLYILAIVGRSRE from the exons ATGTCCCAGGACAAGAGTGGATACCCTGTAATGGGTGAGACAAACCCACTTCATAACAATGTCTACGGACCCCCTCAGCCAGGTTTTGGCATGCCCCCTCCCAACTACAGCCAAGCCCCAGGGGGACCGTACCCACCAGCCGCCGGATATGGACAGCCTGGCTTTCCACAGGCAGGCCCAGGTTTTGCCCCTGGTCCATACCCTCAGATGCCTTACCCTCAGATGCCCTATCCACAGGGACCCTACCCTCAGGGGCCTTACCAGCAAGGACCCGGACAGCCAGGCTTTCCTGAAGACCCGATGG GAGCACCTGCAGGCAGTCATGGATACCATGGCGATGGCCCTCCATCTTACTACGACAATGAGGAGTTCACCAACTCTGGTTTTGAGGACAAGACTATCCGACAAGCTTTCATCAGAAAA GTCTTCATGGTTCTAACAGTGCAGCTACTGGTCACTTTCTCCTTCGTTGCCGTCTTCACCTTTGTCGATGATGCCAAATACTTTGTGCGTCGTAATCCGTGGACATACTACGTGTCATATGCAGTCTTCTTTGTGGCTCTGATCGTCCTGAGCTGCTGTGGAGACTTCCGCCGCAAACACCCCTGGAATTTGGTTGCTCTG TCCATCCTGACGCTGAGCCTCTCCTACATGGTGGGCATGATCGCCAGCTTCTACGACACAGAGACAGTCATCATGGCTGTGGGCATCACTGCAGTGGTCTGCTTTACCGTCGTCCTCTTCTCACTACAG agcAAGTACGACTTCACTTCATGTCGGGGCGTGCTGTTCGTGTGCTTGATCGTGCTGTTGCTCTTCTCCATCCTCTGCATCTTCATCCGCCACAGGATCCTGCACATCGTCTATGCCTCACTCGGAGCCCTGCTCTTCACCTGC TTTTTGGCTGTTGACACCCAGCTTCTCCTTGGCAACAAGAAGCTGGCCCTGAGTCCAGAGGAGTACATATTCGCTGCCCTCAACCTCTACACCGACATCATCAACATTTTCCTCTACATCCTGGCTATTGTGGGACGCTCCCGCGAATGA
- the si:ch211-199g17.9 gene encoding synaptonemal complex central element protein 1 isoform X2: MHEPGGFSIEDMITPVKEGGEMQEPKVEQLMGKLRKLQQGKSALEEEIKELKSVNESLQKELETLQTEAYQLEGDLKEKEEVCSKLQFHCEKSEQDSARHLQQNKKSEELLEQHRCEIQELKLKHRKQRMRFENQLHQLIEQHKNLHSVFTPERLPDEIETATNAKGQLLSAEKLKLAQLLNLDEELEEVRRQKQSVTEATETQEE, encoded by the exons ATGCACGAACCGGGAG GATTCAGCATTGAGGACATGATTACACCGGTGAAAGAAG GTGGAGAAATGCAGGAGCCCAAGGTTGAGCAGCTGATGGGCAAACTAAGGAAGCTTCAACAAG GTAAAAGTGCCCTGGAAGAAGAAATTAAAGAGCTCAAATCTGTCAATGAATCGCTGCAGAAGGAGCTAGAAACGC TACAAACTGAAGCTTACCAACTGGAGGGAGAccttaaagaaaaagaag AGGTCTGCAGCAAGCTGCAGTTCCATTGTGAAAAGTCTGAGCAGGACTCTGCCAG acaCTTACAGCAGAACAAGAAAAGTGAGGAACTGCTGGAGCAGCATCGATGTGAAATCCAGGAACTGAAGCTGAAGCACCGGAAGCAGCG CATGAGATTTGAAAACCAGCTTCATCAACTGATAGAGCAGCACAAGAATCTGCACTCTGTCTTt ACTCCAGAGAGACTCCCAGATGAAATAGAAACTGCCACAAATGCCAAAGGTCAGCTCTTATCAGCTG AAAAACTTAAGTTGGCTCAGCTACTCAACCTGGATGAGGAGCTGGAAGAGGTGAGGAGACAGAAGCAGTCAGTGACGGAAGCTACAGAGACTCAGGAGGAGTAA
- the fam83hb gene encoding protein FAM83H, with protein MAHRSQSSSIGDNPLDPNYLPPHYREEYRLAIDALIESDIKGYYEFLQHADVVGFLAQPEIEHIKSTIQVPNQTSGIPELMYHEGGQDADGSSDTYWPMQSDTAAPGLDLGWPLLQHSFVGPTEVTTLVNPSDPDMPSIKEQARRLIKNARQVIAVVMDMFTDVDIFADLLDAAARHVAVYILLDEQDCHHFVSMVISCKVNLELIHMMRVRTVAGITYYSRTGKSFKGQVKDRFLLTDCRAVLSGNYSFMWSYEKIHRCIAHLFLGELVASFDEEFRILFAQSEPLVIDPSNGALALSDTSSTSSYLSSQFGLKRTQSLRNPIGYRRQPEIPSAFPYGDSDRNPAIGFRRNDPFRHTIEPGAGITIGKYSQQQFRLQQSFLEQGRSIVSRQMEMNSSAFKRHSYAEGTQENYTSSRQYMKHRVMNNLDETDFQREQIQSSHYYTEGPGPGSGHGHYDRLRGRSPQLAIDQYSDSSYRSDLEPPPGNYGRDYFSSEDLGGPEGHPAVPLAGRYGGGSFHKRPTIGQAYACQSSPTQPHLPEKKQYNKQSDQEYDQDTSAKQGLRSWRIHSYLSTYEDGGEEGLPQPMGPDAFDEPPQPQQPTATENSAQRFGIKEPPNVPPKPRPDILKPRFGKPKLPETTNKDSSMLSSRDLLPSRSDFRPSVLEKKDREVEKEKEKESGKGAAREEDADMEVKECPDLFLSKHESFRSRINPLLQRSSRLRSSLIFSSSKAEIHSGSLGLKPATEEDEELDTGRTSSIVAQILEKRRSWSREPFDWRKKAEEKDKEKEKEEKKKEEEEKEKQQQKEEKEIRLKDEIKEEPQKTDKEVKITPAVENPEVTTLSSLSMNDPASRLQYFKDLAAKRKASKMETETSLKAPEPAEKKPDLSDKPPLDTATTSNISTVSNSSAESQPKRPDITAKLAELTRRPSFSSSKPPIITAKPFTSSLKTSETLKPHKEDNASEGQKKDIFKSLKPLPSPKIFKREPLKLKGLNPRRISCGEEILTTDATDAEKTELKKKRSHSSSTLPHEGSKEGLQKFMGSNTSINTIGEGKGEGKTLDFLKKQTQRLKGFLGPKDKDKKTLGDDRGMSVVREVTDDSSKKQSSLAKDAASTTADQISTNHKTSAGTSVTSRYQPQGSSVLFSSNLRDDTKVILEQISINSQKNRHEREETGGDRDGDAGEKVTESQSTLKRNRFLRPAGNNQEREGLLKRIESLRKEKKVYSRFEMGNSLG; from the exons ATGGCTCACCGGTCTCAGAGTTCATCGATTGGTGATAACCCCCTTGACCCAAACTATCTGCCTCCTCACTACCGGGAGGAGTATCGTCTGGCCATTGACGCTCTGATAGAAAGTGACATAAAG GGCTACTATGAATTCCTCCAGCACGCTGACGTGGTTGGTTTCCTGGCACAGCCGGAAATCGAACATATCAAGTCCACAATCCAAGTGCCCAACCAGACCTCTGGCATCCCAGAGCTGATGTACCATGAGGGAGGTCAAGATGCCGATGGCTCCTCCGACACCTACTGGCCAATGCAGTCCGACACGGCTGCCCCGGGGCTGGACCTGGGCTGGCCGCTGCTGCAGCACAGCTTCGTTGGGCCGACAGAGGTCACCACTCTGGTCAACCCCTCGGACCCCGACATGCCGAGCATCAAGGAGCAGGCCAGGAGACTCATCAAGAATGCTCGACAA GTTATTGCTGTGGTGATGGACATGTTCAcagatgttgacatttttgctgaccTCTTGGATGCAGCAGCACGTCATGTTGCTGTTTACATTTTACTGGATGAGCAAGATTGTCACCACTTTGTCTCTATGGTTATCAGCTGCAAAGTCAACTTGGAATTAATTCAT ATGATGCGTGTCAGGACTGTGGCAGGAATAACCTACTACTCCCGGACAGGGAAATCATTTAAGGGGCAGGTGAAAGATCGTTTCTTATTGACTGACTGCAGGGCAGTGCTCAGTGGAAACTACAG TTTCATGTGGTCCTATGAGAAGATCCACCGCTGCATTGCCCACCTCTTCCTTGGGGAGCTGGTTGCCTCCTTTGATGAGGAGTTTCGCATCCTCTTTGCTCAGTCAGAGCCTCTAGTCATTGACCCATCCAATGGAGCACTTGCTCTCTCTGacaccagcagcaccagcagttACTTGAGTAGCCAGTTCGGTTTGAAGAGGACCCAGTCTTTGCGTAACCCCATAGGCTACCGCAGGCAGCCTGAGATTCCCTCTGCCTTCCCCTATGGGGACTCTGATCGTAACCCCGCAATTGGCTTCCGGAGGAATGACCCGTTTCGTCACACAATCGAACCTGGGGCAGGAATTACAATTGGGAAGTATTCACAGCAACAGTTTCGTTTGCAGCAATCATTCCTAGAGCAGGGAAGATCCATAGTTTCCAGGCAGATGGAGATGAATAGCAGTGCCTTCAAGAGGCACAGCTATGCAGAAGGCACCCAGGAAAACTACACATCTTCAAGGCAATACATGAAGCACAGAGTCATGAACAACCTGGACGAGACAGACTTCCAGAG GGAACAAATTCAAAGTAGTCATTACTATACTGAAGGGCCTGGGCCTGGTTCTGGCCACGGACACTACGACAGACTTCGAGGCCGTTCTCCACAACTCGCCATCGACCAGTATTCAGACTCAAGCTATCGCTCAGATCTTGAGCCTCCACCTGGAAACTATGGCAGAGACTACTTTTCATCTGAGGACCTGGGAGGACCTGAGGGGCACCCGGCCGTTCCATTAGCTGGGAGGTATGGAGGAGGATCATTCCATAAGAGGCCAACGATAGGTCAGGCGTATGCTTGTCAGAGCTCACCGACACAGCCTCATCTACCAGAGAAGAAACAGTACAACAAACAATCTGATCAAGAATATGATCAAGACACAAGCGCGAAGCAAGGCCTGAGGAGTTGGAGAATCCACTCCTATCTTAGCACTTACGAGGATGGTGGAGAAGAAGGCCTGCCTCAACCTATGGGGCCTGATGCGTTTGACGAGCCTCCACAACCTCAGCAAccaacagcaactgaaaattcAGCTCAACGCTTTGGAATAAAGGAGCCACCAAATGTTCCCCCCAAGCCCAGACCAGATATCTTGAAACCACGCTTTGGAAAGCCTAAATTACCTGAGACTACTAATAAAGACTCTTCCATGCTATCTTCCAGGGATTTACTTCCCTCACGCAGTGATTTTAGGCCATCTGTACTggagaaaaaagacagagaagtggagaaggaaaaggaaaaagagtcAGGCAAGGGTGCAGCGAGAGAGGAGGATGCAGATATGGAGGTGAAAGAGTGTCCAGATCTCTTCCTGTCTAAACACGAATCATTCCGCTCACGAATTAACCCACTTCTTCAACGTAGCTCTCGTCTGCGGTCTTCGCTTATATTCTCGTCTTCCAAGGCAGAGATACACAGTGGTAGCTTAGGTCTAAAACCAGCTacagaggaagatgaggagttGGACACAGGACGCACTTCCTCGATTGTGGCCCAGATTCTAGAAAAGAGGAGGTCATGGTCTCGTGAGCCTTTTGATTGGCGAAAGAAAGCTGAAGAAAAAgacaaggagaaagaaaaggaggagaaaaagaaagaagaagaagagaaggagaaacagcaacagaaagaggaaaaggagatACGATTGAAAGATGAGATTAAAGAAGAACCTCAGAAAACTGACAAAGAAGTAAAGATAACACCAGCTGTGGAAAACCCTGAAGTCACAACATTGTCATCTTTGAGCATGAATGACCCAGCCAGTCGACTGCAGTATTTCAAAGACCTGGCTGCCAAGAGAAAAGCCTCAAAAATGGAGACGGAGACATCACTAAAAGCCCCAGAGCCTGCTGAAAAAAAGCCAGATCTTTCTGATAAACCTCCTCTTGACACTGCAACAACTTCAAACATCTCAACTGTCTCCAATAGTTCTGCAGAATCTCAACCAAAAAGGCCAGATATCACTGCAAAACTAGCAGAGCTCACTCGCAGACCTTCGTTTAGTTCTTCAAAACCACCAATAATCACTGCCAAGCCTTTTACAAGCTCCTTGAAGACTTCAGAGACATTGAAACCTCATAAAGAGGACAATGCATCAGAAGGTCAAAAGAAAGACATATTCAAGTCTCTGAAGCCTCTCCCTTCACCTAAGATCTTTAAGAGGGAACCATTGAAACTTAAAGGGCTCAATCCTCGTCGCATCTCCTGTGGTGAGGAGATTCTAACCACAGATGCTACAGATGCAGAGAAGactgaactgaaaaagaaaCGCTCTCATAGTTCTTCAACTCTGCCACACGAGGGTTCTAAGGAAGGACTGCAAAAGTTTATGGGATCTAACACATCGATCAACACAATTGGCGAGGGAAAGGGTGAAGGCAAGACACTCGACTTCCTAAAGAAGCAGACTCAGAGGCTAAAGGGATTCCTGGGGCcaaaagataaagataagaaaACATTGGGTGACGATAGGGGCATGAGTGTGGTCAGAGAGGTCACTGATGATTCAAGCAAAAAGCAAAGCTCATTAGCAAAAGATGCAGCATCTACCACTGCTGACCAAATCTCAACCAACCACAAAACATCAGCTGGGACATCCGTCACGTCCCGATACCAACCCCAGGGCAGCTCTGTTTTGTTCAGTAGCAACCTACGAGATGACACCAAAGTTATTCTGGAGCAAATCTCCATCAACAGCCAGAAAAACCGTCACGAGCGAGAGGAAACGGGAGGGGACAGAGATGGTGATGCCGGAGAAAAGGTGACGGAGAGTCAGAGCACTCTAAAAAGGAATCGATTTCTGCGACCGGCAGGCAACAACCAGGAGCGGGAGGGATTACTGAAGAGGATAGAGAGCctgaggaaggagaagaaggtcTACAGCCGCTTTGAG ATGGGGAATAGCCTGGGATAA